A single window of Balaenoptera acutorostrata chromosome X, mBalAcu1.1, whole genome shotgun sequence DNA harbors:
- the TCEAL9 gene encoding transcription elongation factor A protein-like 9 has translation MKPCQKIEGKPENESEPKLEEEPKPEEKPEEEEEPEGEEKTEGTFRERLIQSLQEFKEDIHNRHLSKEDMFREVNELDEIRRVRNKLIVMRWKVNRNHPYPYLM, from the coding sequence ATGAAACCCTGTCAAAAGATTgaaggaaaaccagaaaatgaGAGTGAACCAAAACTTGAGGAAGAGCCAAAGCCTGAGGAAAagccagaggaggaggaagagccagAGGGGGAGGaaaaaaccgaaggaacttttaGAGAAAGGCTGATTCAGTCTCTCCAGGaatttaaagaagatatacacaacAGGCATTTAAGCAAGGAAGATATGTTTAGAGAAGTGAATGAATTAGACGAGATAAGGAGAGTAAGAAACAAACTTATAGTGATGCGTTGGAAGGTTAATCGAAACCATCCTTACCCCTATTTAATGTAG